In Alligator mississippiensis isolate rAllMis1 chromosome 9, rAllMis1, whole genome shotgun sequence, the genomic stretch TTTTCTATCTAGGGGGCTAATGTAACGGTGGGTGTTTTGTTACAAAAGTCAGGGAGGCACCTACTAGGCCTGGCTGCCCTTTATCTCCTCaatgtttttttccagatataCACTGTGCTTTTCTCTGGAAGGACTAGATGCTGCCTTCCCTAGGCCTGGTCTCTCTGAACCACTCTCTGATGGGTTGGTGGGAGGAGGAGAATCCTGTCTCTTTGTGACTTAAGGAGCAGCAAAGAGCCATTCCCTCTTATTTTTTCTGACTGCCCGAGACCAAAGACATGAAATGTGACTTTTCTCTTTGACATAACATCCATTTCTGCCTGGAACCTAGGGTGGACGGAGGGTGTTTTGGACTCCTTGTACGGTGGCTTGCCTCCAAGTTAAAGAGGTAGCAGCACAATGAAGAGTCTACCTCGGTGAGTCAGAAGGGCTCTCTGTTAACCTTCTTTGACGATGCTTTTGTGGGGGATAAGATGAGGATGTGGTGGCTACTATACTTCTGGGGATGTGGGTGACTAAGGAACGTGACGATTTGTCCTTCTGAACAAGAGATGAGAGAAAGGGGTTGCAGGTGCTAAGCAGGTCAGCCTCTCTGATGCAgaatacaggagaccctcgccatttgTGGGGGATACGTTCTCGAGATCCCCATGAATATTGTACTGCGCCGTCTGCATTGAAAACTTGGTCAGGCTTGTAACCCTTTTCCTCAATGATTTTAAGAAACTGTGGGGGATAATCCTGTGCTGCTTCATGGTCTGCTGACGCCGATTCCCCCATCAACTTCACATTATGTAGGCCGTGCCTCTTTTTAAATTTCTCGACCCCCCCCTTACTTGCAGAGCGCATTAATAAAATGTCATGACGCTGCGCGGGGAGAGAGTGTGGGTTGGCATGGCGCACCACGAATATTCGAAACTGTGAATCGTAAATCCGCAAATAGCAAGGGTTTCTTGTACACACATACCTATGCAAATATAGAAGGAAAGGGTAGATTTTTACTACCAATTAATCCCCACACTCCAAAGAAGCTAGGACGGTGGAGCAAACTCATTTTGTATCAACCTATCTCTAGCTGGGAGCACAGCAGTAGCTCTGCCTTTGCTGTTGCAGGACCGATCACATGTATTTAAAACACACTTTCCCCCTTTCACGCTGCATAGAAGAGCCAGAGTCAGCCCTCTCTTTGGGTGATTCAGCTTTAACAGCTGAAAAAAGGGCCACATAGCCTCAGTAAAGCTACCCTTAAGCCTTGGGCTTAGCATCGTTGCATCTAACCTGAGCTGCGACACATTTGGGGATAGCTATATTTGCCTGTTTCCTTCTGTGCGTTGGCAATAATCGACTTGGTCCCCCTGCTTCTTTCAGCGCGGCATACAGCTGTCTGCTGAAAAGCAGTCACAGTGTGTGCTGCTTGGAGCGGGATGCTAGTGTGTTTTTGGAATGTGTTTCCTAGTGTGTCTCCTGAGGGCTTAGAGGGAAGAAAAGCCACTGTTCTATCCCAGACACGTGCACCTACAGCAGGATTGGAGGGACCCCTTGCTGGAGTCACAAATAGAGGATTTACCCTCCACTATAGAAACGGAATAAGCTCCAAAGCAAAAGGCTGAGCTGACTCACTTCCAAGAACCCTTCTGCATAATGAGAACTGAAAATCTGGCCTCGCACACCCTATGCTTGCTATTAAAGAGAGGAGATGGGGCAAGTGGAGATCATTTTCAAACTAGCAGTTAACCCCTTTTATACAGGGCCCAAACTTTCCTTGGCTGGTTCTGCTTTCAAACAACAACCGAAGAGTTGTCCTAGACACTTTGTATAGCTTTAACAAAAAACGACGGGGTCTTAAGGAAGTTATTATGCTGCCTAAATAAATTTGGGAGCTGGCAGGAAGAATCAAAATGATCCACTACATCTCCCCTGATCTAATAACCCGAGTGATTTGGCAGCATAAGCTGATGTATCACCATTATATATCTAAAGCAATCTGCAAACCTGATGGTTTAAGTCTATTGTCTTTGTAAAATGCTACTGATTTGGCCTTAAGGGACTGAAGCTCCCTGGTTATAACGGATGAGTCTGAATTAGGAACTCTGTAGTGCATCTGAAGTTCTTTCACCAGCCCCCTGTGTGCTCCTTTGGGCAAAGTGAATTAGGACTTTCAAGTTTTGAGTACCCACTACTGGGGCCACATTTCCAAGTTTCCATATAGGCATTTCAGGAAGGGCCAGACTGTCAAGCGCTCAGCACCTAGCAGGTCCCATCACACCACTCATAGCCACACTTCCTAGTGGGcttagccattttgaaaatccTGCCTGAATTTTGGTGCCTAAGCAAGACCTGAACCGTTCTGAAAATCTGCCCTCAACTGTTGAGTGCTGAGCCTTTGTGAAAACCCggctctttaatatctttatacCTCTTGTATGTCATAGAGACAATATGAAGCTTAACTCGTGTCTGTAAAGGGTGTCAAGATCTTCTAATAAGGCTCTCAGCAATATGTATTAATCTCCGCATCATATGCAGCATTTTACTGGTGAATAACGTAATGGTATCTCTGGTGTCTTGCAATTACTCTAGTTTGGTCATTAAAATCTGCATGATTTCTATGAACAAGTCTATTCAAGGAAGCTAATTGTTTGCGGTAACAAATAAACACGCTGCAGTCAAAAAGTATCCTGCTGAGTGAGGGTGACTGATTTGACTCTGGAAGCTCTTTCTTTGTGAGAATAAGAATTCGACTGTCTTTGGAAAGCCAAATGGAAACACACAGAGACTTCCCGGAAACACGTGTACCTATACACAGGCAGTACAAATGTTGCCCATCTTACAGATCCCTGAGGATTCACAATGGGGGGGTCAAATCCCCAAAGAGTTTCAAGTTCCTCTTACAgactagaaaaaaaatagagcctTCAAACCCAGTGCTTCAGGCATCCACCTGTCATTTTCTACTTTCTACCCAACTGGCACATATTATTGATCCTTTTAATCCCTTTTCTTTGAAACTCAGTAGCCAGCTGATCTTTAGTTACACCAAAGAGCCCTTCCTCCACCTCTACAGGTAGTCAATTGCTGGCGGCTAACCCCGTCCCCCCCAGCAATCAATTTTTAATTTGGCTTATTGTGAGCCCAGAGAAGCGTATTTGTGTTCAATACAGGGGGATGTATCAGAATCCTAAACTGCACATTGATTGCTTGATGGATGTTGAGCTGGGATTATAACGTGGTGGCAGGGAACATCTTGTTAACTTTCTGAAAGCGTTTCACTCCCGGCCGCGTCGAAGTGAGACAGACTTGAAATAGCCACTCGAAGGCAGCGATGGAATTAAGTACAAACGTTAAAAAAGCTTTTATTTACATGGAgtaaagtacatttaaaaaaaacccaaacccaaccAAAAACAACCCACAAACTTGAACAAAGACTTAATAATAATAGAATAGAGCTCTTTAtgtacaaaaatacaattttcataTGAATGAACATCTTgaataaattaaacaaatatCAGGCCCAGTTGCTGAATGCCCCGCGTCTAGTCCTACTCTAAAGCAAGAAGGCAGCACTGGAGGCCAAGATCCATAATGCATGAACCCAGCTCCTTGTCTTTTCCTCTTTAGAGGAGGATTCAGTGAGATGCTGAGCGCGGCCCAGGGGAGGCCAAGCCTTTTCCAACTCTGCTGGCTTCCCAGGGCgttgtgtgggccgggccccttGGGGGGAGGTGCTGTGAACCCGGCCGGATCAGCCCCTTAAGCCTTTTCATAGTATTGTCAGGCCGTTCAAACCAAATTTTCATGCTCATTTTTCTTCATTAGAGTCTGACAAATTGTAAAATTGACTTTTCACCTCGTCTGCAGCAGCAAATCTGtcccctttttcttcccttttctaaCTGGCACCCCAGCGGCGGCTTGGGTCAGCGGGAAGGGAAGCAACAAAGCCGGGGTGGAGGTGTGGAGTTCAGGACAGTGCAACAGGAATGGGAGACGGTCCTTTCGGGGCGGTGCGGTGTGGAGTTCAGGACAGTGCAGCAGGAGAGGGAGCAAGtcctttgtggggggaagggaagcaatgaagggtggggtggaggtGTGGAGTTCAGGACAGTGCATCAGGAGTGGGAGAAAGTccttttgggggggcagggggaagggaagcaaCAAAGCCAGGGTGGAGGTGTGGAGTTCAGGACAGTGCAAGGGGAGAGGGTGCAAGTCCtttggggggggtggtggtgtgAAGTTGAGGACAGTGCAACAGGAGAGGGAGCGAGtcctttggggggcaggggaagggaagcaacAAAGCGGGGTGGTGGTGTGAAGTTGAGGACAGTGCAACAGGAGAGGGAGCGAGtcctttggggggcaggggaagggaagcaacAAAGCGGGGTGGTGGTGTGAAGTTGAGGACAGTGCAACAGGAGAGGGAGCGAGTCctttggtgggggggctggagccaggcagcctCAACGGGAGGCTGCTGGACACAGCAGGGAAGCGAGCCccgaggtgaggtgaggtgaggtgaggcgaggcgaggcgcggGGCTAGCGGTGCTGCCCGCAGCAGGGCGGGCTCTGGCTGtggctctggcaggggctggcgctggcgctggggctggggctctgcaggccgCGGAAGGGGAAGAGCGTGTCGGGGGCGCCGTAGGCGAAGTCGTCGGAGGCGGCGGGGCTGGCGGAGCGCCACGAGCCCGCGTCGCTGCCGGGGCTGGGCGGCCCGAGGGcgcggcgcgggcgcgggcgcagCAGGCGCTGGTCGGCGAGGCGCAGGGTCTCCGCCAGCGCCCAGATGTAGTTGTGGGCGAAGCGCAGCGTCTCGATCTTGGTGAGCTTGGTGTCGTCGGGGAAGGTGGGCAGCACGCCGCGCAGCGCGTCCAGCGCCGCGTTGAGCGTGTGCATGCGGTGCCGCTCGCGGTCGTTCGCCTTCACCCGCCGCGTGCGGCGCAGGCTGTGCAGCGCCGCctcgccccgcgccccgcgccgcccgccccgccgccgccgcgccggctcccgctcccgctcccgctcctcGTCCGACGGGCTcggcgctgccgccgccgccgccgccgccgcgctgcTCGGCGCCTCGGGCGGGCTGCCCGGCATCCTGCGGGGAGAGAGCGGGGCTGCCACCCACACGGCAAAAACCCAACACGGGGGCTGCGGGGAGGAGCAGAGGGGCGCGGAGCCTGCCCTGCCGCATACTCACATGGAAATAGCCTCCAAGATGCAAgcgcaggaggagggagggagggagg encodes the following:
- the NEUROG1 gene encoding neurogenin-1, with the protein product MPGSPPEAPSSAAAAAAAAAPSPSDEEREREREPARRRRGGRRGARGEAALHSLRRTRRVKANDRERHRMHTLNAALDALRGVLPTFPDDTKLTKIETLRFAHNYIWALAETLRLADQRLLRPRPRRALGPPSPGSDAGSWRSASPAASDDFAYGAPDTLFPFRGLQSPSPSASASPCQSHSQSPPCCGQHR